A window of the Bacteroidota bacterium genome harbors these coding sequences:
- a CDS encoding LuxR C-terminal-related transcriptional regulator — MNALGARDRAFSLLEEAEALQESDCARSVKLCLEAVSVSQRRKDKQALAVCYELAGAVLHLHGEYERSIRYSKKAIALYESSGHLEWLLHARYELGVALSADGQVKEASIIFHQLLEMWTGSIYGLHPPKNPPYPVTLWRDRYMDRTPTNSESLQNYRKGLALLYNEIGLCYRAFGERNKAIKYLQLSLKLEQQRKNVRGIVVTLGNLGGLYLERGDRALSARSNARALQLSRQIGNQRGVAFCLLNMAYLEFATRRMESGRRHAARAIQTFLTAGLKSGAAQTALVHSEFERQYGSIQRASQLNRQALEWLKGNEEGEMFLTVCFQQLVTEHAMAPSAGVLSKLVQLHERASKKGSDQRHEIAREIARIAEELGLHADALQWNKAIHGHDIEQAKVEETNALLGIEAKQEIERLAKEKELSDLKLAEAENQIRSKNIESELLLVQLSKKSSFLSSFADELKAMKHGRPPAERRVLDDVIRLIESMRFKDQEYERLEDRAKSLQPDFVIALSKQCPELTTAERRVCILMRLGLNSKEIAGALFSSVRTVETHRLRIRRKLKIPEAITLPRFLGNIVST; from the coding sequence ATGAACGCCCTTGGAGCCCGTGATCGAGCGTTCTCGTTACTTGAAGAGGCAGAGGCTCTTCAAGAATCCGATTGTGCTCGTAGTGTCAAACTCTGCCTTGAGGCAGTTAGTGTATCCCAGCGCAGAAAAGATAAACAAGCGCTCGCAGTTTGTTATGAACTGGCAGGAGCGGTCCTTCATTTGCATGGAGAGTACGAACGTTCAATACGCTATTCTAAGAAGGCAATCGCGTTGTATGAGTCATCCGGTCATCTTGAATGGTTGTTACATGCTCGCTATGAACTCGGAGTCGCGCTCAGTGCGGATGGGCAAGTGAAGGAAGCTTCTATCATATTTCATCAACTGTTGGAAATGTGGACCGGAAGCATCTATGGATTGCACCCTCCTAAAAATCCTCCATATCCAGTAACGCTTTGGCGCGACCGTTATATGGATCGCACGCCGACCAATTCGGAAAGCCTCCAGAATTACCGGAAAGGTCTTGCTCTACTCTATAACGAGATCGGGCTTTGCTACCGCGCGTTTGGAGAGCGAAATAAGGCAATCAAGTACCTGCAACTTAGTCTTAAATTAGAGCAGCAACGAAAGAATGTCCGAGGCATTGTGGTAACACTTGGTAATTTGGGTGGGCTGTATCTTGAACGGGGCGACCGCGCCTTATCAGCGCGATCGAATGCCCGAGCACTCCAATTATCGAGGCAGATCGGCAATCAACGCGGCGTTGCGTTCTGCTTGCTGAATATGGCCTATCTCGAATTTGCGACCCGTAGGATGGAAAGTGGAAGACGGCATGCGGCTCGGGCGATTCAAACCTTCCTCACAGCCGGTCTCAAAAGCGGTGCCGCACAGACAGCACTGGTGCACTCTGAATTTGAGCGACAATATGGTTCGATCCAGCGAGCAAGCCAACTCAATCGCCAAGCACTGGAGTGGCTGAAAGGAAATGAAGAGGGCGAGATGTTTCTCACAGTATGTTTTCAGCAATTGGTGACTGAACATGCCATGGCGCCTTCTGCCGGTGTGCTCTCAAAACTCGTGCAGCTACATGAACGAGCATCGAAAAAGGGAAGTGATCAGCGCCATGAAATTGCTCGTGAGATTGCGAGGATCGCAGAGGAATTAGGGCTTCATGCTGATGCCCTACAATGGAATAAGGCCATACATGGCCATGACATCGAACAAGCGAAAGTGGAAGAAACGAATGCGCTCTTGGGCATAGAGGCAAAACAGGAGATCGAGCGTCTTGCGAAAGAAAAAGAACTGAGCGATCTCAAACTCGCCGAGGCAGAAAATCAAATCCGATCCAAAAACATCGAATCCGAACTCCTCTTGGTGCAGCTTTCGAAGAAGAGCTCATTCTTGTCGTCTTTTGCCGACGAGTTGAAAGCTATGAAGCACGGTCGTCCGCCCGCGGAGCGTAGGGTGCTGGATGATGTGATCCGACTGATCGAGAGTATGCGCTTCAAAGATCAAGAATACGAACGGCTCGAAGATCGTGCGAAGTCATTACAGCCAGATTTTGTAATCGCGCTTTCAAAACAGTGTCCAGAACTCACGACAGCCGAGCGGCGCGTCTGTATTCTTATGCGATTGGGCTTGAATTCAAAAGAAATTGCGGGTGCTCTTTTTTCATCCGTTCGTACGGTCGAGACACACCGCCTGAGAATCAGACGGAAGCTTAAAATCCCGGAAGCAATAACTCTTCCGAGGTTTCTTGGTAACATCGTTAGTACGTAG
- a CDS encoding serine hydrolase — MRNHILFLIASTFAILPSEQALSQFTGIDTPGMRVYDSLIPHLMRQWNVPGGVVAVVKDGSLIFVHGYGTADSSLGLMPQPYSRMRVASLSKAITSMTILKLYEEGKLHLDDKVFSILNQFAPFDTTNVDKRIYDITIRELLQHTGGWDRDLSGDPMFESLAIAEATNTTPPADKTTTIRYMMGQPLDHDPGTVYAYSNFGYMLLGRVIEKLTGQDYDVYVKQLLAQAGITRIVQGRTLPGDAQPDEVHYYDYPGHGLATDVFTGVPNAVPWPYGGFYLEDHDANGGWISSAIDYLRFMTADDGRASRPDILKLATIDTMVSRPFQPVAKPTDQYYYGMGWGVTRLANGDANWSHTGSLPGTNTFDERDAQDGKYCWVAFFNSRPQNDNAFDSAVQATLWNAHRGVTSIPAYDLFRPLPQSPANNAITNGSVTLQWYYPDRTNGYHLQVANDSAFSSLILDDSTINGGVPSYQLNLLSGAKYWRVKAQDSAGIGDSWSPVSKFVVPTSDVAKSNVSQLSVRQYPNPTNSFAHISYELPAVSSVRIEVVDQLGTVVYATLVDVEAAGTYSAPINVQSWPRGMYFYRVEACGGRVCGTLLIGP, encoded by the coding sequence ATGAGAAACCACATCCTTTTCCTTATCGCATCGACCTTTGCCATTTTACCTTCTGAGCAAGCGCTAAGTCAGTTCACGGGTATTGATACGCCAGGCATGCGTGTCTATGATTCCCTCATCCCTCATCTCATGCGGCAGTGGAATGTCCCTGGAGGTGTAGTGGCTGTAGTGAAGGATGGCAGTTTGATATTCGTTCATGGATACGGCACCGCCGATTCGTCACTTGGCCTGATGCCACAGCCTTATTCTCGCATGCGCGTCGCAAGTCTCTCAAAGGCGATCACGTCGATGACGATTCTTAAGTTATATGAAGAGGGCAAGCTACACCTCGACGATAAGGTCTTTTCCATTCTTAATCAATTCGCGCCGTTCGACACGACGAATGTCGACAAGCGTATCTATGACATTACCATACGCGAGTTGCTGCAGCACACTGGCGGCTGGGACCGGGATCTGAGTGGCGACCCGATGTTCGAATCGCTCGCAATCGCCGAGGCGACAAACACTACACCACCAGCCGACAAGACAACCACGATCCGGTACATGATGGGACAGCCGCTCGATCACGATCCAGGGACCGTCTATGCGTATTCCAATTTTGGATACATGCTCCTGGGGCGCGTTATCGAGAAACTAACGGGCCAGGATTACGATGTGTACGTCAAACAATTACTGGCACAGGCCGGCATTACCCGTATAGTGCAAGGCCGTACGTTACCTGGCGACGCTCAACCGGACGAAGTCCATTACTATGACTATCCCGGCCATGGGCTTGCAACAGACGTGTTCACGGGGGTTCCGAATGCTGTTCCGTGGCCATATGGTGGATTCTATCTCGAAGACCACGACGCCAATGGCGGTTGGATTTCGAGCGCAATCGACTATCTGCGTTTTATGACGGCGGATGATGGCAGAGCATCGCGACCCGATATTCTGAAACTTGCGACAATCGATACGATGGTCTCTCGACCGTTTCAACCGGTTGCGAAGCCAACTGACCAGTACTACTATGGCATGGGGTGGGGTGTCACTCGTCTTGCCAATGGCGATGCGAACTGGTCCCATACTGGCAGCCTTCCGGGTACGAACACATTTGACGAACGCGATGCACAGGACGGGAAGTATTGCTGGGTTGCCTTCTTCAATTCGCGACCGCAAAACGATAATGCTTTCGACAGTGCTGTCCAGGCAACACTCTGGAATGCACATCGTGGGGTAACCTCAATTCCCGCCTATGATCTGTTTCGTCCACTGCCTCAAAGTCCCGCGAACAATGCCATTACGAATGGATCTGTGACTCTGCAATGGTATTATCCCGATCGCACGAATGGATATCATTTACAAGTCGCAAACGACAGCGCGTTTTCGTCGCTCATACTCGACGATAGTACGATCAATGGGGGTGTGCCCAGCTACCAATTGAACTTACTTTCGGGAGCTAAGTATTGGCGTGTAAAAGCCCAAGATTCGGCCGGCATCGGGGATAGCTGGTCACCCGTTTCTAAATTTGTAGTTCCTACTTCGGATGTGGCGAAATCGAATGTATCACAATTGAGTGTCAGACAATACCCTAATCCGACGAACAGTTTCGCACATATTTCATACGAGTTACCCGCGGTATCATCCGTCCGAATCGAAGTTGTAGACCAGCTTGGCACAGTCGTATATGCAACCCTTGTCGATGTCGAGGCTGCCGGGACGTATTCCGCGCCTATTAACGTCCAGTCGTGGCCGCGCGGTATGTACTTCTATCGCGTCGAGGCGTGCGGCGGGCGTGTGTGCGGCACCTTACTGATTGGACCATGA
- a CDS encoding MerR family transcriptional regulator translates to MGIQGEFFERRTPAESPTMNMEESDAAAAGSVATGPSSDHHSGSSGARRMMKDLSIPKLYYSISEVSRLTGLEAYVLRYWESEFELRPQKNRAGNRIYSNRDIKFILRIKELLREKRYTIEGAKHILRSERIGDAKADAGAHDAASELPPDPAQMTLPSDAPKPAQTPLTLDEIRSMKSALEELRGMLRAS, encoded by the coding sequence ATGGGTATTCAAGGAGAGTTTTTCGAGCGGCGGACGCCGGCAGAGAGTCCCACTATGAACATGGAGGAGAGTGACGCAGCGGCCGCTGGCAGTGTTGCTACCGGACCCAGTTCCGACCACCATTCCGGATCATCCGGCGCGCGGCGCATGATGAAGGACCTCTCCATTCCCAAGCTGTACTATTCCATCTCGGAAGTCAGTCGGCTGACCGGCCTTGAAGCGTATGTGCTGCGCTATTGGGAATCGGAGTTCGAGTTGCGGCCGCAAAAGAATCGCGCGGGCAATCGGATCTACTCCAACCGCGACATCAAGTTTATCCTCCGCATCAAGGAGTTGCTCCGCGAGAAGCGTTACACGATTGAAGGCGCAAAGCATATTCTGCGCTCGGAGCGCATTGGCGATGCAAAAGCCGATGCCGGCGCCCACGATGCCGCCAGCGAACTTCCGCCCGATCCCGCGCAGATGACACTCCCCTCCGACGCTCCAAAACCCGCGCAGACTCCGCTCACGCTCGACGAAATCCGTTCGATGAAATCCGCTCTCGAAGAACTGCGCGGGATGCTGAGAGCCAGTTAG
- the acpS gene encoding holo-ACP synthase, which produces MIFGIGIDAIEVARIQRAIETYGDQFLNRIYSKEEIRYCSRKPRLYEHYAARFAAKEAYAKAIGTGVRRKFTWRNVVVQNEMSGQPYITLRDEMAERARRIIGSDFRVRLSLTHTRDMAEAIVTIEKDES; this is translated from the coding sequence ATGATCTTCGGCATTGGCATTGACGCGATCGAGGTCGCGCGCATTCAGCGGGCCATTGAGACGTATGGCGATCAGTTTCTGAATAGGATTTATTCTAAGGAGGAAATCCGATATTGCTCGCGAAAGCCGCGGCTTTACGAGCATTATGCTGCCCGTTTTGCGGCGAAAGAAGCCTACGCGAAAGCCATCGGCACCGGAGTCCGGCGCAAGTTCACGTGGCGGAACGTCGTGGTCCAAAACGAGATGTCCGGCCAGCCTTACATCACGCTTCGCGACGAAATGGCAGAACGCGCCCGAAGAATCATCGGGAGCGACTTCCGCGTCCGGCTTTCGCTCACGCATACTCGGGACATGGCGGAGGCGATCGTCACGATAGAAAAAGATGAAAGTTGA
- a CDS encoding T9SS type A sorting domain-containing protein, with product MIKLGIALLMTLFVNIACAQWRKINDFVNSIDGQKEAVSCIYFLNQLGSSGTGYLGTTPELWKTTDGGATWKISWSHAFGYGSGGITDIVFKDSLIGWFTYLSINSEVYRTEDGGASWKLLSGSVRSEGSLWGMYYCAATKRLLLSQGDSLRVSTDLGDTWKSVDTLQTGYFSFSSDSMGILSAYNIDTSQDSPNGILRTTDAGITWSITDARFGCWRPLAIARTPICFANAGQQIYRSDDYGQTWRLLKDFGPFQDSQFNRIGPMFASYIAGDLSRLYIQSDTGLYVSTDEGITWNFDGGPSGDLLFSGRGRTLAALNAGGDNYGSLWEEDWPEAGVAVCASANSVSGLHVFPNPAAGELHVMGGASGMVHLYDLLGRERTHATMDTSGATLDVSQLEAGMYFVRLGAESSKVEIAR from the coding sequence ATGATTAAGCTTGGTATAGCATTGCTTATGACGCTCTTCGTGAATATAGCCTGCGCGCAGTGGCGCAAGATCAACGACTTTGTCAACAGTATCGATGGTCAAAAGGAAGCGGTCAGTTGTATCTACTTTTTGAATCAACTCGGCTCATCGGGAACCGGATACTTAGGGACCACACCCGAGTTATGGAAAACAACGGATGGCGGAGCCACCTGGAAAATATCGTGGTCTCATGCTTTTGGGTATGGGTCGGGCGGCATCACAGATATTGTCTTCAAAGATAGTTTGATCGGTTGGTTTACTTATTTGAGCATTAACAGCGAGGTCTATAGAACTGAAGACGGCGGGGCTTCCTGGAAGTTGCTTTCCGGATCAGTAAGATCCGAAGGTTCTCTGTGGGGAATGTATTATTGTGCAGCGACCAAAAGATTGTTACTTAGTCAGGGTGATAGTTTGCGCGTCTCCACCGATCTGGGCGATACCTGGAAGAGTGTTGACACTCTTCAAACCGGCTATTTTTCTTTTTCTTCGGATTCGATGGGGATTTTATCCGCTTATAACATCGACACCTCACAAGATTCGCCGAATGGAATACTTCGCACCACCGATGCGGGAATCACTTGGTCCATAACTGACGCTCGGTTTGGATGTTGGCGGCCGCTTGCTATTGCCAGAACACCGATTTGCTTCGCGAATGCTGGTCAACAGATTTACCGAAGCGATGATTACGGCCAGACGTGGAGGCTTCTAAAAGATTTTGGCCCATTTCAGGATTCTCAGTTCAATCGCATCGGTCCAATGTTCGCAAGCTATATTGCAGGCGATTTATCCAGACTTTACATTCAGTCCGATACTGGTTTATACGTCTCCACAGACGAGGGCATTACATGGAACTTCGATGGTGGCCCATCGGGTGACCTACTCTTCAGTGGAAGAGGGAGAACACTTGCCGCTTTGAACGCTGGAGGTGATAACTACGGCAGCCTTTGGGAAGAGGATTGGCCGGAGGCGGGTGTTGCGGTGTGCGCGTCTGCAAATTCGGTCAGCGGCCTTCACGTGTTCCCGAATCCGGCTGCGGGTGAGCTGCATGTTATGGGTGGCGCATCGGGGATGGTGCATCTCTACGATCTCCTTGGCCGCGAACGCACACACGCCACAATGGATACTTCGGGCGCGACGCTGGATGTTTCCCAACTGGAGGCCGGAATGTATTTCGTCCGCTTGGGCGCGGAGTCTTCGAAAGTCGAAATCGCACGCTAA
- a CDS encoding asparagine synthetase B yields MLKTVILSLLLVAATVTSVLAQSKIFIPMDLDQNDHLKAYGITFWALTHGMSVDWLLNYRGGSFMADASDLLSAECRIRGVTFETLDANAAASIYNLVQSADKNMDVVKLEKAPKIAVYLPPTFNPWDDAVTLALEYAEVPYERIWDDEVLAGKLKQYDWLHLHHEDFTGQYGKFYGSYSGAPWYQAQVRMLETEAKKLGYSKVSDEKKAVAQKIKEFVGNGGYMFAMCSATDTYDIALAAENDDICDATFDGDPVDPNCQQKLDYSKTFAFENFKVDPNPFVYSFSDIDVQPQDVGSKESDYFTLFDFSAKYDPVPTMLTQDHTNVIKGFMGQTTAFHKRFIKKSVTILGEREGTDQVKYLFSTYGRGFFTFYAGHDPEDYQHQVGDPATDLKLHKNSPGYRLILNNVLFPAAKKKKLKT; encoded by the coding sequence ATGTTAAAAACGGTCATCCTTTCGCTTCTTCTTGTCGCCGCCACTGTAACGAGTGTTTTGGCGCAGTCCAAGATCTTCATTCCGATGGATCTGGACCAGAACGACCACCTGAAAGCCTACGGCATTACATTCTGGGCGCTGACGCACGGCATGTCGGTCGATTGGCTGTTGAACTATCGCGGCGGCAGCTTCATGGCCGATGCCTCGGACTTGCTCTCGGCCGAGTGCCGAATTCGTGGCGTGACATTCGAGACGCTCGATGCCAACGCGGCGGCATCGATCTATAACTTAGTGCAATCGGCGGATAAGAACATGGATGTGGTGAAGCTGGAAAAGGCGCCGAAGATCGCGGTGTATCTGCCACCGACGTTCAATCCCTGGGACGATGCTGTGACGCTTGCGCTGGAATACGCCGAGGTGCCCTACGAGCGGATTTGGGATGACGAAGTGCTCGCCGGGAAGCTAAAGCAATATGACTGGTTGCACTTGCACCATGAGGACTTCACGGGTCAATATGGTAAATTCTACGGCAGTTATAGCGGCGCTCCATGGTATCAGGCGCAAGTGCGCATGCTGGAGACCGAAGCGAAAAAGCTTGGGTATTCCAAAGTGAGTGATGAAAAGAAAGCCGTGGCCCAGAAGATCAAGGAATTTGTCGGCAATGGTGGATACATGTTCGCGATGTGCTCGGCCACCGACACATACGACATTGCATTAGCGGCAGAGAACGACGACATTTGCGACGCCACGTTCGATGGCGATCCGGTGGACCCGAATTGTCAGCAGAAGCTGGATTATTCTAAGACATTCGCATTCGAAAATTTCAAGGTCGATCCCAATCCGTTTGTCTATTCCTTCAGTGATATCGACGTGCAGCCGCAGGATGTCGGCAGCAAAGAGAGCGACTACTTTACGCTGTTCGATTTTTCGGCGAAGTACGATCCCGTGCCGACGATGCTCACGCAGGACCATACGAATGTGATCAAGGGCTTTATGGGTCAGACGACGGCATTCCACAAGCGCTTCATCAAGAAGAGCGTAACGATCTTGGGTGAGCGCGAGGGGACCGATCAGGTGAAGTATCTTTTTTCAACTTATGGTCGTGGCTTCTTCACGTTTTATGCCGGTCACGATCCTGAGGACTACCAGCACCAGGTCGGCGATCCGGCGACGGATTTGAAGCTACACAAGAATTCACCGGGTTATCGGTTGATACTCAATAACGTGCTTTTCCCGGCGGCGAAAAAGAAGAAGCTCAAAACGTAA
- the rpsT gene encoding 30S ribosomal protein S20, whose translation MAQHKGAERRERLSQKRKVANKGQKVALRKMVKELDASATKSPEAVKALQSRLDKLASKGLVHKNFAANKKSKLAKSLKKASAA comes from the coding sequence ATGGCACAACATAAAGGAGCCGAGCGCCGCGAGCGCCTCTCACAGAAACGCAAAGTCGCGAATAAAGGCCAGAAGGTCGCTTTGCGCAAGATGGTCAAGGAGCTGGATGCCAGCGCTACCAAGTCGCCGGAGGCTGTCAAGGCACTTCAGAGCCGACTCGATAAACTTGCCTCGAAGGGGCTTGTCCATAAGAACTTCGCCGCAAACAAGAAGTCGAAGCTCGCAAAATCGCTGAAGAAGGCGAGCGCGGCATAA
- the dnaX gene encoding DNA polymerase III subunit gamma/tau yields the protein MSEIFQVTARKWRPMRFEDVVGQEHVTRTLKNAIREGRLAHAFLFTGQRGCGKTTVARLLAKAINCPNAAANGYEPCNTCDNCLSITDGRSMDVAEIDGASNNGVDDVRGLRENVKYPPLQGAYKVIIIDEVHMLSSAAFNALLKTLEEPPKYLIFIFATTEVQKVLPTILSRTQRYDFRRIQIEEITGLLRKIALADGITIDDDALLMIAKKADGSARDAESIFDQAVAFCGMTVQTEHLRDALALIDLDFYFEVTTAIASREAKRAFELAADVISRGYDIEEFLGGLLEHFRNILTVSITKETKLLEVSRSHAERYLTLPKDFSEGDIVRLVRLAQQALEKLRVAQQPRIVLEVAMVEMMMLERAIEIAQLLDEVRALRSAGNVPSPTMAQPAPIPEKKSNGHVTHEAHGTHGTHVTHATNEPHRSRMSQKSQATPTASDTQFPLPDEIANRWSTFGDFLKTKSRTLHSILPDLELCGIRRSTIYIGTSGRIERDMLATMKDEMTLALREFFGAPLIFEAGPKSEMQAKAGTPILQQSPATTTTEATKPDGARTEMEIALMERLGAQEV from the coding sequence ATGTCTGAAATTTTCCAGGTAACCGCGCGTAAATGGCGGCCGATGCGTTTTGAAGACGTCGTCGGTCAGGAACATGTTACCCGCACGCTGAAAAACGCAATTCGCGAAGGCCGGCTGGCCCATGCCTTTCTTTTTACCGGTCAGCGGGGATGTGGCAAAACAACCGTTGCACGATTATTGGCGAAGGCGATTAACTGCCCGAATGCCGCTGCCAATGGCTACGAGCCATGTAACACCTGCGACAATTGCCTTTCTATCACCGATGGCCGTTCGATGGACGTGGCCGAGATCGATGGCGCTTCGAACAATGGCGTCGATGATGTGCGCGGGCTTCGGGAAAATGTCAAGTATCCGCCATTGCAGGGCGCATACAAAGTCATTATCATCGATGAAGTCCACATGCTTTCTTCGGCGGCGTTCAACGCACTGCTGAAGACACTCGAAGAGCCGCCGAAATATCTCATCTTCATCTTCGCGACGACCGAAGTCCAGAAGGTGCTTCCGACGATCCTCTCCAGGACGCAACGGTATGATTTCCGCCGCATTCAGATCGAAGAGATCACGGGACTGCTTCGGAAGATCGCATTGGCCGATGGGATTACCATCGATGACGATGCACTGCTCATGATCGCGAAGAAGGCCGACGGCTCGGCACGCGACGCTGAGTCTATCTTCGATCAGGCGGTCGCATTTTGCGGGATGACCGTTCAGACCGAGCATCTTCGTGATGCACTGGCCCTGATCGATCTTGATTTTTATTTCGAAGTAACTACCGCAATTGCATCGCGTGAGGCGAAGCGGGCATTTGAACTCGCTGCGGATGTGATTTCTCGCGGGTATGACATCGAGGAATTTCTGGGGGGATTGCTCGAGCATTTCCGTAATATCTTGACGGTCTCCATAACGAAGGAGACGAAGTTGCTCGAAGTGTCACGGTCACATGCCGAGCGATACCTCACCCTTCCGAAAGATTTTTCCGAAGGCGACATCGTTCGCCTCGTGCGGCTCGCACAGCAGGCGCTCGAAAAGCTTCGCGTTGCCCAGCAGCCACGCATCGTGCTTGAAGTCGCGATGGTCGAGATGATGATGCTCGAGCGTGCAATCGAGATCGCGCAGTTGCTCGATGAAGTGCGGGCGCTGCGCTCGGCGGGTAACGTGCCATCTCCCACGATGGCCCAACCCGCCCCGATACCAGAAAAAAAAAGTAACGGCCATGTGACGCATGAGGCTCATGGGACACATGGAACCCATGTGACACATGCGACCAATGAGCCGCATCGGTCGCGTATGTCCCAGAAGTCCCAAGCCACCCCAACGGCATCAGATACCCAATTCCCGCTGCCAGATGAGATTGCCAACCGATGGAGCACGTTTGGCGATTTTCTCAAAACAAAGTCGCGAACGCTCCACTCGATCCTGCCTGACTTAGAACTCTGCGGAATCCGGCGATCGACGATCTACATTGGAACATCTGGGCGCATCGAGCGGGATATGCTTGCTACGATGAAGGACGAGATGACGTTGGCATTGCGTGAGTTCTTCGGTGCGCCGCTAATTTTCGAAGCAGGCCCGAAAAGCGAGATGCAGGCTAAAGCCGGGACACCAATACTCCAGCAATCGCCAGCTACTACCACGACGGAGGCAACAAAGCCAGATGGCGCTCGGACCGAGATGGAGATCGCCCTGATGGAACGACTGGGTGCCCAGGAAGTATAG
- a CDS encoding DUF4199 domain-containing protein — protein MVTSLLYGLYAGAVSIALTLLAYFTGIWKADSNTWLSYLALPFMILFIYLAAQERKREDYGGTMTYGQGVGTGVLVGLFSGLLMAIFMWVYLTNINPEFIDFMANKQEVAMRASKNMDEASVQKGLDWMRKLFIPFAIGGTLLWNVFFATLVSLIVAIFTRTKENDVIVTPAAPIE, from the coding sequence ATGGTAACATCGCTGCTCTACGGGCTTTATGCTGGTGCGGTCTCCATCGCGTTGACGTTGCTGGCATACTTCACCGGTATTTGGAAGGCCGACTCGAACACCTGGCTCAGCTACCTTGCATTGCCATTTATGATTCTCTTTATTTATCTTGCGGCTCAAGAGCGCAAGCGTGAGGACTATGGTGGCACCATGACCTACGGCCAAGGCGTCGGCACGGGCGTGCTTGTTGGACTTTTTTCGGGATTGCTCATGGCAATCTTCATGTGGGTCTATCTAACGAACATCAATCCCGAATTCATCGACTTCATGGCGAACAAACAGGAAGTTGCGATGCGGGCATCGAAGAATATGGACGAAGCAAGTGTGCAGAAGGGACTCGACTGGATGCGCAAGCTCTTCATTCCATTTGCCATCGGCGGGACGCTTCTCTGGAATGTCTTCTTTGCGACGCTGGTCTCGCTTATTGTCGCGATCTTCACGCGGACTAAAGAGAACGATGTGATCGTCACGCCGGCCGCACCTATCGAATAA